GCTGCCCTCACGGGGTGAGGACCGTCCGGATCACCTTCCCGGCCTCCATCGCCTCGAAGGCCGCGTTGACGTCGTCGAGTCCGGCCCGGTCCGAGATGAGGTCTTCCAGGTTCAGTCGACCGGCCTGCCACAGCCTCAGGAATCGGGGGATGTCCCGCTTCGGGTCGCAGGACCCGTACCAGCACCCCAGCAGCCGGGTCTCGTTGTAGGTGAGGAAGAAGCTCTGGACGGTGAAGTCCTCACCGAAGGGGGCGACGCCCACGAAGACCGTCGTGCCGCCGCGGCGGGTCAGCTCCAGGACCTGTCGCTGCAGCGCCGCGGCACCCACCACCTCGAACGCGACGTCGGCACCCCGACCGTCGGTGAGCTCGAAGACGGCGGTCTTCGTGTCCGTCTCCTTGGCGTTGACGGTGTGCGTGGCCCCGAACCGGGTGGCCATCTCGAGCTTGGAGTCGAGGGCGTCTATCGCGATGACCCGCTCGGCTCCCGCCAGGACCGCTCCCTGGATGACGTTGATGCCGACCCCTCCGCACCCGAGGACGGCGACCGAGTCGCCGGGCTGCACC
The sequence above is drawn from the Actinomycetota bacterium genome and encodes:
- a CDS encoding zinc-binding dehydrogenase, encoding VQPGDSVAVLGCGGVGINVIQGAVLAGAERVIAIDALDSKLEMATRFGATHTVNAKETDTKTAVFELTDGRGADVAFEVVGAAALQRQVLELTRRGGTTVFVGVAPFGEDFTVQSFFLTYNETRLLGCWYGSCDPKRDIPRFLRLWQAGRLNLEDLISDRAGLDDVNAAFEAMEAGKVIRTVLTP